A genome region from Dehalococcoidia bacterium includes the following:
- a CDS encoding 4Fe-4S dicluster domain-containing protein: protein MTVTELPTDIIPHSSFRAEVEEKSGQKISACFQCEKCTNGCPVTFAMDIAPHRLIRSVHLGLKEEVLKSDTIWVCASCEACTTRCPNGIDIAHIMDTLRQMSQRQGFPASRKNVPLLHRAFLTSVKRRGRVNETGLAVSYTLKSAGLGGLLKQGMNQGLGMLRRGKLRLLPDRVRAGDQISDIFKNTEKKG, encoded by the coding sequence ATGACGGTCACAGAATTACCGACGGACATAATCCCTCATTCCTCTTTCCGCGCGGAAGTGGAAGAAAAGAGCGGACAGAAAATCTCCGCCTGCTTCCAGTGCGAGAAGTGCACCAACGGCTGTCCGGTGACTTTTGCCATGGATATCGCACCACACCGGCTGATCCGATCGGTGCACCTGGGATTGAAGGAAGAAGTCTTGAAAAGCGATACCATCTGGGTTTGCGCCTCCTGCGAAGCCTGCACCACTCGATGTCCCAACGGCATCGATATCGCTCACATCATGGATACCCTCCGGCAGATGTCTCAGCGCCAGGGGTTCCCGGCATCCCGGAAGAACGTGCCCCTCCTCCACCGGGCATTCCTCACTTCAGTCAAAAGGCGAGGTAGAGTGAACGAGACGGGGCTGGCTGTATCTTACACCTTGAAGAGCGCTGGCCTAGGCGGGCTTTTGAAGCAAGGCATGAATCAGGGATTGGGCATGCTCAGGAGAGGAAAGCTCCGTCTCCTGCCGGACCGCGTTCGGGCCGGAGATCAAATCAGCGACATCTTCAAGAACACGGAGAAGAAGGGATAG
- a CDS encoding CoB--CoM heterodisulfide reductase iron-sulfur subunit B family protein, which yields MKVSYYPGCSLDGTAREFGESVEGMARMLGVELAELPDWNCCGSSSAHATSEALAFDLAARNLGIAERAGLDLLVPCALCFSRLKTAQKTIAAGRTSGGISTLTSSKVQVKDSVDFLWHDVGEKAIRQKVKKSLKGLNPVCYYGCLTTRPPHITDAPMPEDPHGMDLLLESLGANVKNWSYKTECCGGSLTLSLPEVAHKLIQKLLDMAQEAGADCIVAACPMCHSNLDTWQREISRETGKNYYIPIFYFTELMGLSFEHPDTRKWLRRHSTDPLPFLRQKGLL from the coding sequence ATGAAGGTTTCATATTACCCCGGATGTTCCCTCGATGGCACCGCCAGAGAGTTCGGCGAGTCTGTGGAAGGCATGGCCAGAATGCTGGGAGTGGAACTGGCGGAGCTTCCTGACTGGAACTGCTGCGGGTCTTCTTCGGCTCATGCCACGAGCGAAGCTCTGGCTTTCGATCTGGCTGCCCGAAACCTCGGAATTGCCGAGAGGGCCGGACTCGACCTGTTGGTTCCCTGCGCGCTGTGCTTCTCGCGACTCAAGACGGCTCAAAAAACAATAGCGGCCGGGCGCACGAGCGGAGGCATTTCCACACTCACCTCCTCAAAGGTTCAGGTAAAGGACTCCGTAGACTTCCTCTGGCATGATGTTGGCGAAAAAGCTATTCGTCAAAAGGTCAAAAAGTCACTGAAGGGATTGAATCCGGTCTGCTATTACGGCTGCCTGACCACCCGCCCTCCTCACATCACCGACGCCCCAATGCCGGAGGACCCACACGGGATGGACTTACTCTTAGAATCTCTGGGAGCCAATGTCAAGAACTGGTCATACAAAACGGAGTGCTGCGGTGGAAGTCTGACTCTCTCGCTGCCAGAGGTGGCCCACAAGTTGATACAGAAACTACTGGATATGGCCCAGGAGGCCGGAGCCGACTGCATCGTCGCCGCCTGCCCCATGTGCCACAGCAATCTGGACACATGGCAAAGGGAAATCTCAAGAGAGACCGGCAAGAACTACTATATACCGATTTTCTACTTCACCGAGCTGATGGGCCTTTCCTTCGAACACCCGGATACTCGGAAATGGCTCCGCCGCCATTCCACCGATCCGCTGCCGTTCCTCAGGCAAAAGGGGCTTCTCTAA
- a CDS encoding extradiol dioxygenase, giving the protein MAKDLWINLPVKDIRKSKEFFIKIGFPLHSGPGNMDHSASFSLGDNRVIVMLFSQQMFESFTQDRIADTKQGTEVLFSLGAETREEVDEMANKAARAGGTIFAKPQEREGWMYGCGFADLDGHRWNVLYMDPSKMPNG; this is encoded by the coding sequence ATGGCAAAAGACCTTTGGATCAATCTGCCGGTCAAAGACATAAGAAAGTCCAAGGAATTTTTCATCAAGATTGGCTTTCCGCTTCATTCGGGACCCGGCAATATGGATCACTCGGCCAGCTTTTCCCTGGGAGACAACCGGGTGATTGTGATGCTTTTTTCACAACAGATGTTTGAAAGCTTCACGCAGGATAGAATCGCTGATACCAAACAGGGTACAGAAGTCTTATTTTCACTTGGGGCGGAGACTAGGGAAGAAGTTGATGAAATGGCAAATAAGGCAGCAAGGGCAGGGGGCACCATTTTTGCTAAACCTCAAGAACGCGAAGGATGGATGTACGGTTGTGGTTTTGCCGATCTGGATGGTCATCGGTGGAATGTGCTGTACATGGATCCGAGCAAGATGCCAAACGGGTAA